In one window of Rathayibacter caricis DSM 15933 DNA:
- a CDS encoding ParA family protein gives MHVLSVSSLKGGVGKTTVTLGLASAAFSKGLRTLVVDLDPQSDVSTGMDINVAGHLNIADVLTSPKEKIVRSAIAPSGWTKEHHGTIDVLIGSPSAINFDGPHPSIRDIWKLEEALASVEADYDLVLIDCAPSLNALTRTAWAASDRVAVVTEPGLFSVAAADRALRAIEEIRRGLSPRLQPLGIIVNRARVQSLEHQFRIKELRDMFGPLVLSPQLPERTSLQQAQGAAKPVHVWPGESAQEMAHNFDLLLDRVIRTGRIGEQVPAGK, from the coding sequence ATGCATGTACTCAGCGTGAGCTCCCTCAAGGGCGGCGTCGGCAAGACCACGGTGACCCTCGGCCTCGCGTCCGCAGCGTTCTCGAAGGGTCTGCGAACGCTCGTCGTCGACCTCGACCCCCAGTCCGACGTCTCCACCGGCATGGACATCAACGTCGCCGGCCACCTCAACATCGCCGACGTGCTCACGTCGCCGAAGGAGAAGATCGTCCGCTCGGCGATCGCCCCCTCCGGCTGGACGAAGGAGCACCACGGCACGATCGACGTGCTCATCGGCAGCCCGTCGGCGATCAACTTCGACGGACCGCATCCGAGCATCCGCGACATCTGGAAGCTCGAGGAGGCGCTCGCGAGCGTCGAGGCCGACTACGACCTCGTGCTGATCGACTGCGCCCCGTCGCTGAACGCGCTGACCCGCACCGCGTGGGCGGCGAGCGACCGCGTCGCCGTCGTCACCGAGCCCGGGCTCTTCTCCGTCGCGGCCGCCGACCGCGCCCTGCGCGCGATCGAGGAGATCCGACGCGGCCTGAGCCCGCGCCTGCAGCCCCTCGGCATCATCGTGAACCGCGCGCGCGTCCAGTCGCTCGAGCACCAGTTCCGGATCAAGGAGCTGCGGGACATGTTCGGCCCGCTGGTGCTCAGCCCCCAGCTCCCGGAGCGCACCTCGCTGCAGCAGGCGCAGGGCGCGGCGAAGCCCGTCCACGTCTGGCCGGGCGAGAGCGCGCAGGAGATGGCGCACAACTTCGACCTGCTGCTCGACCGGGTCATCCGCACCGGCCGCATCGGCGAGCAGGTGCCGGCGGGGAAGTAG
- a CDS encoding MerR family transcriptional regulator, whose product MREVRRDVSGQRDLVLFTDGLPDLDASAGYRGAVAARAAGITYRQLDYWARTELVEPTVRGASGSGTQRLYGFRDILVLKLVKRLLDTGISLQQIRTAVTQLRESGVDDLAQTTLMSDGASVYLCTSNDEVIDLLSRGQGVFGIAVGKVLREVESSLVDLGSQSVDPLDELAQRRASRKVG is encoded by the coding sequence ATGAGAGAAGTCCGCCGCGACGTCAGCGGCCAGCGCGACCTCGTCCTGTTCACCGACGGACTCCCCGATCTCGACGCCAGCGCGGGCTACCGCGGTGCGGTCGCCGCCCGTGCGGCCGGGATCACCTACCGCCAGCTCGACTACTGGGCCCGCACCGAGCTCGTCGAGCCCACCGTGCGCGGCGCCTCGGGGTCCGGCACGCAGCGTCTCTACGGCTTCCGCGACATCCTCGTGCTCAAGCTCGTCAAGCGACTGCTCGACACCGGCATCTCCCTCCAGCAGATCCGCACCGCGGTCACGCAGCTGCGCGAGTCCGGAGTGGACGACCTCGCCCAGACGACGCTCATGAGCGACGGGGCGAGCGTCTACCTCTGCACCTCCAACGACGAGGTCATCGACCTCCTCAGCCGCGGTCAGGGCGTCTTCGGCATCGCCGTCGGCAAGGTCCTCCGCGAGGTCGAGTCGAGCCTGGTCGACCTCGGCAGCCAGTCCGTCGACCCCCTGGACGAGCTCGCCCAGCGCCGCGCCTCCCGCAAGGTCGGCTGA
- a CDS encoding MerR family transcriptional regulator, with product MGRSTARALPSGPAALLSIGQVLSRLTTEFPDVTPSKLRFLEEQGLVSPARTDSGYRKFSGADVERLRMILALQRDHYLPLKVIRGYLDDVDAGREPVLPSGVGGAPASLLAPASRLTREQLAQESGASGALLQEAIGAGLVRGGEFYGEEAVTTLKALVELSRSGIEPRHLRPLRVAVEREMSLIESVVASSARRGDVSGSASATENAIGLAAQLGTIRSAMVRSALTRIARS from the coding sequence GTGGGGCGCTCCACCGCCCGGGCCCTCCCGTCCGGTCCGGCCGCTCTGCTGAGCATCGGACAGGTCCTGTCCCGCCTCACGACGGAGTTCCCCGACGTGACCCCGTCCAAGCTCCGCTTCCTCGAGGAGCAGGGGCTCGTGTCACCCGCTCGCACCGACTCCGGGTACCGCAAGTTCTCCGGAGCGGACGTCGAGCGGCTCCGCATGATCCTCGCGCTGCAGCGCGATCACTACCTACCGTTGAAGGTCATCCGCGGCTACCTCGACGACGTCGACGCAGGCCGCGAGCCCGTGCTCCCGAGCGGCGTGGGCGGGGCGCCCGCCTCCCTGCTCGCCCCGGCGTCCCGGCTCACCCGCGAGCAGCTCGCGCAGGAGTCCGGAGCGAGCGGCGCGCTCCTCCAGGAGGCGATCGGCGCGGGACTCGTCCGCGGTGGCGAGTTCTACGGCGAGGAGGCGGTGACGACCCTCAAGGCGCTCGTCGAGCTCTCGCGATCGGGCATCGAGCCGCGCCACCTCCGCCCGCTGCGGGTCGCGGTGGAGCGCGAGATGTCGCTCATCGAGAGCGTCGTCGCGTCGAGCGCCCGCCGGGGCGACGTGTCCGGATCCGCGAGCGCGACCGAGAACGCCATCGGGCTCGCGGCGCAGCTCGGAACGATCCGGAGCGCCATGGTCCGCAGCGCCCTCACGCGGATCGCCCGCTCGTGA
- a CDS encoding FHA domain-containing protein produces MKSEPVEPSTDTTLTFTDDIGAQLAALDNRASRDEAEAVGALPSGSALLVVRRGPNTGARFLLDTDSTTVGRHPDAGIFLDDVTVSRRHAEFVRRGTGFEVRDLGSLNGTYFDGVRIESALLTDGSEVQVGKFRLTFYASRADLVAAPDA; encoded by the coding sequence CTGAAGTCCGAGCCCGTCGAGCCCTCGACGGACACGACGCTCACGTTCACCGACGACATCGGTGCGCAGCTCGCTGCGCTCGACAACCGCGCCTCCCGCGACGAGGCCGAGGCGGTCGGCGCGCTGCCGTCCGGATCCGCCCTGCTGGTCGTGCGCCGCGGTCCGAACACCGGAGCGCGATTCCTCCTCGACACCGACTCGACGACGGTCGGCCGGCACCCCGACGCCGGGATCTTCCTCGACGACGTCACCGTCTCGCGCCGCCACGCGGAGTTCGTGCGCCGCGGCACGGGCTTCGAGGTCCGCGACCTCGGCTCGCTCAACGGCACCTACTTCGACGGCGTGCGCATCGAGTCCGCACTCCTGACCGACGGCTCCGAGGTGCAGGTCGGCAAGTTCCGGCTCACCTTCTACGCGTCCCGCGCCGACCTCGTCGCCGCACCGGACGCGTAG
- a CDS encoding CDP-alcohol phosphatidyltransferase family protein has product MARAGEDRIWTVPNVLSMVRLALVPVFLVLVIEGEDALALLTLVVSSLTDYLDGWIARRFDQMTRLGRILDPAADRLYIFATVLGLAFRELVPWWLVAVLVARDLMLVVLAVILANTGYGPLPVHHLGKFATFCLFYALPLIMLGQAFPALAPASLPIAWAFALWGAFLYWWAGIVYAVQTAGLVRGVRSQNSGSGGPTDSDTLIG; this is encoded by the coding sequence ATGGCGCGCGCGGGGGAGGACCGGATCTGGACGGTCCCGAACGTCCTGAGCATGGTGCGCCTGGCGCTCGTCCCCGTGTTCCTCGTCCTCGTGATCGAGGGGGAGGACGCTCTGGCGCTGCTCACCCTGGTGGTCTCCAGCCTCACCGACTACCTCGACGGCTGGATCGCGCGCCGCTTCGACCAGATGACGCGCCTCGGGCGCATCCTCGATCCGGCCGCCGACCGGCTCTACATCTTCGCCACGGTGCTCGGCCTCGCGTTCCGCGAACTCGTGCCGTGGTGGCTGGTCGCCGTGCTGGTCGCGCGGGATCTCATGCTCGTCGTCCTGGCCGTGATCCTGGCGAATACCGGCTACGGGCCGCTCCCGGTGCACCACCTCGGCAAGTTCGCGACGTTCTGCCTCTTCTACGCCCTGCCGCTGATCATGCTCGGACAGGCGTTCCCGGCTCTCGCGCCGGCCTCGCTGCCCATCGCCTGGGCCTTCGCGCTCTGGGGCGCCTTCCTCTACTGGTGGGCCGGCATCGTCTACGCGGTGCAGACGGCCGGTCTCGTCCGGGGGGTCCGCTCGCAGAACTCCGGGTCCGGCGGGCCCACGGATTCCGATACGCTGATCGGATAG
- the zwf gene encoding glucose-6-phosphate dehydrogenase, translating into MTPAPSAPAVQTEQAAPHVVVLFGAVGDLARRKLIPGMAHLALSSLAPDVRIVGTSLEEHDDESFRAFAKLAYDEFGSRSLTRAQWDEFASKLCYVPQSAGPAALAEAVKSAEKELGPDVSRLHYLSVPPKAALSVVRMLAEAGLVERSRIIMEKPFGVDLESAVVLNAELHETFDEEQIFRIDHFLGKEPAQNILAFRFANGLFEPIWNRNFIDHVQIDIPEKLTLDRRAEFYESTGAYKDMVVTHLFQVLAFMAMEPPTALEPQAISEEKNKVFRSMRPLNPENVVRGQYIGYREEPGVAPDSETDTFVALKCEIDNWRWAGVPFYLRTGKRMAEGQRIISIAFREPPKSMFPQGSGVGAHGPDHLTFDLADASKVSLSFYGKRPGPGMRLDKLSMQFALQETDRAGDALEAYERLILDAMRGDHTLFTTAEGIERLWEVSAPLLQDPPPVRLYAPGSWGPNAIHQLIAPHAWRLPFERVWRDKR; encoded by the coding sequence GTGACACCCGCACCCTCCGCTCCCGCCGTCCAGACAGAGCAGGCCGCTCCTCACGTCGTCGTGCTCTTCGGGGCGGTCGGCGATCTCGCGCGGCGCAAGCTCATCCCCGGCATGGCGCATCTGGCGCTGTCCTCGCTCGCGCCCGACGTGCGCATCGTCGGGACCTCGCTCGAGGAGCACGACGACGAGTCGTTCCGCGCCTTCGCGAAGCTCGCGTACGACGAGTTCGGCAGCCGCTCGCTCACCCGCGCGCAGTGGGACGAGTTCGCGTCGAAGCTCTGCTACGTGCCGCAGTCGGCGGGCCCAGCCGCCCTGGCCGAGGCCGTGAAGTCGGCCGAGAAGGAGCTGGGCCCGGACGTCAGCCGCCTCCACTACCTCAGCGTGCCGCCCAAGGCCGCGCTGTCGGTCGTGCGGATGCTCGCCGAGGCGGGCCTCGTCGAGCGCTCCCGCATCATCATGGAGAAGCCCTTCGGCGTCGACCTCGAGAGCGCCGTCGTCCTCAACGCCGAGCTGCACGAGACGTTCGACGAGGAGCAGATCTTCCGGATCGACCACTTCCTCGGCAAGGAGCCGGCGCAGAACATCCTCGCCTTCCGCTTCGCCAACGGCCTCTTCGAGCCGATCTGGAACCGCAACTTCATCGACCACGTCCAGATCGACATCCCCGAGAAGCTGACGCTCGACCGTCGCGCCGAGTTCTACGAGTCCACCGGCGCCTACAAGGACATGGTGGTCACGCACCTGTTCCAGGTCCTCGCGTTCATGGCGATGGAGCCGCCGACCGCACTCGAGCCGCAGGCGATCAGCGAGGAGAAGAACAAGGTCTTCCGCTCGATGCGGCCGCTGAACCCCGAGAACGTGGTGCGCGGGCAGTACATCGGCTACCGCGAGGAGCCCGGCGTCGCCCCCGACTCCGAGACCGACACCTTCGTCGCGCTCAAGTGCGAGATCGACAACTGGCGCTGGGCGGGCGTGCCGTTCTACCTCCGCACGGGCAAGCGCATGGCGGAGGGGCAGCGCATCATCTCGATCGCCTTCCGGGAGCCTCCGAAGAGCATGTTCCCGCAGGGCTCCGGAGTCGGCGCCCACGGCCCCGACCACCTCACCTTCGATCTCGCCGACGCCTCCAAGGTCTCGCTGTCCTTCTACGGCAAGCGGCCCGGCCCGGGCATGCGCCTGGACAAGCTCAGCATGCAGTTCGCGCTGCAGGAGACCGATCGCGCCGGCGACGCCCTCGAGGCGTACGAGCGGCTGATCCTCGACGCGATGCGCGGCGACCACACGCTCTTCACCACCGCCGAGGGCATCGAGCGCCTCTGGGAGGTCTCGGCGCCGCTCCTGCAGGATCCGCCGCCCGTGCGCCTCTACGCCCCCGGCTCCTGGGGCCCGAACGCGATCCACCAGCTGATCGCGCCGCACGCCTGGCGGCTCCCGTTCGAGCGGGTCTGGCGCGACAAGCGCTGA
- a CDS encoding phosphoenolpyruvate carboxylase translates to MDDRIRADVHLLGELLGQVLRESGDPTLYTDVERLRALTISAYDGGRPEDLADAEEFVASLSAERAEEVARAFTCYFHLVNVAEEFHRVRVLRRREADAGAQSPEDSITASVATLTAELGEEEAFERLSRLEFRPVLTAHPTEARRRAVASTIRRISALLEQRDDPRTGGVVLLENRRRLLADVDTLWRTAPLRESKPSPLDEVRTAMSVFDESLFSVLPRVYRRLDDALQGEASGTRAPIAPAFVRLGTWIGGDRDGNPFVTAATTLEAVGIASEHVLMGLERVARRVGRALTLDASTTPPSHEVLTLWDACTNRAPELAEDIADRSPNETHRRVLLFAAERLAATRSGGALAYSSAAELMGDLRTLQESLLAAGDARSAYGDLQNMIWQVETFGFHLAEIEVRQHSKVHRETIAAIRAGGALDERSEEVLSVFRAIATVQERFGVAAARRYIVSFTQSSDDLRTVFELADAATEGHPPVIDAIPLFETFADLDASTDILAEMIRLPQVRKRLDETGNRLEVMLGYSDSSKDVGPVSATLALYDAQARIAKWAADEGIVLTLFHGRGGALGRGGGPANRAVLAQPPGSVDGRFKLTEQGEVIFARYGNPDIATRHIEQVAGATLLASSPSVGERNAAAADRFREVAETMDRESRKRFFELVKADGFAPWFARVTPQEEVGLLALGSRPARRGLSVESLEDLRAIPWVFAWTQARVNLTGWFGLGSALEAVGDLELLRSAYASWPLFTTMIDNVEMSLAKTDEGIARRYLALDSRDDLAGLVLDEMETTRRWVLSITGEESLLTGHRVLGRAVRLRTPYVNALSLLQLRALRALRTDPGGSGTEQNQRLLLLAVNGVAAGLQNTG, encoded by the coding sequence CTGGACGACCGCATCCGTGCGGACGTCCACCTCCTGGGCGAGCTCCTCGGTCAGGTCCTCCGCGAATCCGGGGACCCGACGCTCTACACCGACGTCGAGCGCCTGCGCGCGCTGACGATCAGCGCGTACGACGGCGGACGACCCGAGGACCTCGCCGATGCGGAGGAGTTCGTCGCGTCGCTCTCGGCCGAGCGCGCCGAGGAGGTGGCGCGCGCCTTCACCTGCTACTTCCACCTCGTCAACGTGGCGGAGGAGTTCCACCGCGTGCGCGTGCTGCGCAGGCGCGAGGCCGATGCCGGCGCGCAGTCGCCCGAGGACTCGATCACCGCGTCGGTGGCGACGCTCACCGCCGAGCTCGGCGAGGAGGAGGCGTTCGAGCGCCTCTCGCGCCTCGAGTTCCGCCCCGTGCTCACCGCGCACCCCACCGAGGCCCGCCGCCGGGCCGTCGCCTCGACCATCCGGCGCATCAGCGCGCTGCTCGAGCAGCGCGACGACCCGCGCACGGGCGGCGTGGTGCTGCTCGAGAACCGCCGGCGCCTGCTCGCCGACGTCGACACGCTCTGGCGCACCGCGCCGCTGCGCGAGTCGAAGCCGTCGCCGCTCGACGAGGTGCGCACCGCGATGAGCGTCTTCGACGAGTCGCTGTTCTCGGTCCTCCCCCGCGTCTACCGCCGTCTGGACGACGCCCTCCAGGGCGAGGCGTCGGGCACCCGCGCGCCGATCGCCCCCGCCTTCGTGCGGCTGGGCACCTGGATCGGCGGCGACCGCGACGGCAACCCGTTCGTGACCGCCGCGACGACCCTCGAGGCCGTCGGGATCGCCTCCGAGCACGTGCTGATGGGGCTCGAGCGGGTCGCGCGTCGCGTGGGCCGCGCCCTCACGCTCGACGCGTCGACCACTCCGCCGTCGCACGAGGTGCTGACGCTCTGGGACGCGTGCACGAACCGTGCGCCGGAGCTCGCCGAGGACATCGCCGACCGCTCCCCCAACGAGACGCACCGCCGCGTGCTGCTGTTCGCGGCCGAGCGCCTGGCGGCGACGCGCTCCGGCGGCGCACTCGCGTACTCCTCCGCCGCCGAGCTGATGGGCGACCTGCGGACGCTGCAGGAGTCGCTCCTCGCCGCCGGCGACGCCCGCTCGGCCTACGGCGACCTGCAGAACATGATCTGGCAGGTCGAGACGTTCGGCTTCCACCTGGCCGAGATCGAGGTGCGCCAGCACTCGAAGGTGCACCGCGAGACGATCGCGGCGATCCGGGCCGGCGGTGCACTCGACGAGCGCAGCGAGGAGGTGCTCTCGGTGTTCCGCGCGATCGCGACCGTGCAGGAGCGCTTCGGAGTCGCCGCCGCGCGCCGCTACATCGTCTCGTTCACCCAGTCCTCGGACGACCTGCGGACCGTGTTCGAGCTCGCGGACGCGGCGACGGAGGGGCACCCGCCGGTCATCGACGCGATCCCGCTCTTCGAGACCTTCGCCGACCTCGACGCGTCGACCGACATCCTCGCCGAGATGATCCGGCTGCCCCAGGTGCGCAAGCGGCTCGACGAGACCGGGAACCGCCTCGAGGTGATGCTGGGCTACTCCGACTCGTCGAAGGACGTCGGACCCGTCTCGGCGACGCTGGCGCTCTACGACGCCCAGGCGCGCATCGCGAAGTGGGCGGCCGACGAGGGCATCGTCCTCACGCTGTTCCACGGCCGCGGAGGCGCACTGGGACGCGGCGGCGGACCCGCCAACCGCGCGGTGCTCGCGCAGCCGCCGGGATCGGTCGACGGCCGCTTCAAGCTGACGGAGCAGGGCGAGGTCATCTTCGCGCGCTACGGCAACCCGGACATCGCGACCCGGCACATCGAGCAGGTCGCCGGTGCGACCCTCCTCGCCTCCTCCCCCTCGGTCGGCGAGCGCAACGCCGCGGCGGCCGACCGCTTCCGCGAGGTCGCCGAGACGATGGACCGCGAGTCGCGCAAGCGCTTCTTCGAGCTGGTGAAGGCCGACGGCTTCGCGCCCTGGTTCGCCCGGGTCACCCCGCAGGAGGAGGTGGGCCTGCTCGCGCTCGGCTCGCGTCCCGCGCGCCGCGGCCTCTCGGTCGAGTCGCTCGAGGACCTGCGCGCTATTCCGTGGGTGTTCGCGTGGACGCAGGCGCGCGTCAACCTGACCGGCTGGTTCGGGCTCGGCAGTGCACTGGAGGCGGTGGGCGACCTCGAGCTGCTCCGCTCGGCGTACGCCTCGTGGCCCCTGTTCACGACGATGATCGACAACGTCGAGATGTCTCTGGCGAAGACCGACGAGGGCATCGCGCGCCGCTACCTGGCGCTCGACTCGCGCGACGACCTGGCGGGCCTCGTCCTCGACGAGATGGAGACGACCCGGCGCTGGGTGCTCTCGATCACGGGCGAGGAGAGCCTGCTCACCGGACACCGCGTGCTGGGCCGGGCGGTGCGGCTGCGCACTCCGTACGTCAACGCGCTCTCGCTGCTGCAGCTGCGGGCGCTCCGCGCGCTGCGCACGGATCCGGGCGGCTCGGGGACGGAGCAGAACCAGCGCCTGCTGCTGCTCGCGGTCAACGGCGTGGCCGCGGGCCTGCAGAACACGGGCTGA
- the trxA gene encoding thioredoxin: MATTTMTLDSHDQTVSDGIVLIDFWAAWCGPCRQFAPVFEASSDKNADITFAKVDTEDQQQLAASYGISSIPTLVVYRDGIPLMAQPGALPAPALDNLIEQVRGLDMVEVRRQYDEAKAAQEAAGPEQFADGAQI, encoded by the coding sequence ATGGCTACGACCACGATGACCCTCGACTCCCACGACCAGACCGTCTCCGACGGCATCGTCCTCATCGACTTCTGGGCGGCCTGGTGCGGCCCGTGCCGCCAGTTCGCCCCGGTCTTCGAGGCGTCGAGCGACAAGAACGCCGACATCACTTTCGCGAAGGTCGACACGGAGGACCAGCAGCAGCTCGCCGCGAGCTACGGCATCTCCTCCATCCCGACCCTCGTCGTCTACCGCGACGGCATCCCGCTGATGGCGCAGCCCGGCGCGCTGCCCGCCCCGGCGCTCGACAACCTCATCGAGCAGGTGCGCGGTCTCGACATGGTCGAGGTGCGCCGCCAGTACGACGAGGCGAAGGCCGCTCAGGAGGCCGCCGGCCCCGAGCAGTTCGCCGACGGCGCCCAGATCTGA
- a CDS encoding NUDIX domain-containing protein produces MTGSDSGGDAALPRHPFDASLGDGWVEVGDGRRFWGRFGAAGLLLRDPDGRVLLQHRVAWSHFGGTWGLPGGARHPEETAFEAALRESVEEAGVPPELVVPDAASVVTVGPWSYTTVLAHALEHFEPRIADAESTELRWVAPDDVEALPLHPGFGASWSGLRALDAALPVLVVDAANVVGSRPDGWWRDRAGAAERLLDGLAALAVAGLPGAVLGVAADRVWPRIAVVLEGAARDADTTAALAAVPPRRLRIESADGSGDDAIVALVRALDAPAAVVTADRELIARVSALGAAALGPRTLLDLLAPRDPRGE; encoded by the coding sequence ATGACGGGCAGCGACAGCGGCGGCGACGCCGCGCTTCCGCGCCACCCCTTCGACGCGTCGCTCGGCGACGGCTGGGTCGAGGTCGGGGACGGGCGCCGGTTCTGGGGCCGTTTCGGCGCGGCCGGTCTGCTCCTCCGCGACCCCGACGGCCGGGTGCTGCTGCAGCACCGCGTCGCCTGGAGCCACTTCGGCGGCACCTGGGGACTCCCCGGAGGGGCCCGCCACCCCGAGGAGACGGCCTTCGAGGCCGCCCTGCGCGAGTCGGTGGAGGAGGCGGGCGTCCCGCCCGAGCTCGTCGTCCCCGATGCCGCCAGTGTCGTCACCGTCGGACCCTGGAGCTACACCACCGTCCTCGCGCACGCGCTCGAGCACTTCGAGCCGCGCATCGCCGACGCCGAGAGCACCGAGCTGCGGTGGGTCGCCCCCGACGACGTCGAGGCGCTGCCGCTGCATCCCGGCTTCGGCGCCTCCTGGAGCGGGCTGCGCGCGCTCGACGCGGCGCTGCCCGTGCTGGTCGTCGACGCCGCGAACGTCGTCGGCTCCCGGCCCGACGGCTGGTGGCGCGACCGCGCGGGAGCCGCGGAGCGGCTCCTCGACGGCCTGGCCGCTCTGGCGGTCGCGGGTCTGCCCGGCGCGGTGCTCGGAGTCGCCGCCGATCGCGTCTGGCCGCGGATCGCCGTGGTACTCGAGGGCGCGGCCCGCGACGCCGACACCACGGCCGCCCTCGCCGCCGTCCCGCCACGGCGCCTCCGGATCGAGTCGGCGGACGGCTCGGGCGACGACGCGATCGTCGCCCTGGTGCGCGCTCTCGACGCACCCGCCGCCGTGGTCACCGCCGACCGCGAGCTGATCGCCCGCGTGAGCGCCCTCGGAGCCGCCGCCCTCGGCCCCCGCACCCTGCTCGACCTCCTCGCACCCCGCGATCCGCGCGGGGAATAG
- a CDS encoding VanZ family protein: MRRSGVLGLATVLWLAVIALITLTPAPYPAGEPSTLVRSIIAFLGSTPLTSWFDYDVAEFTANVLMLVPLGALLAAQLPPRRRLLAALIGLGVSMLVETIQLLWLPSRVSDVRDLVSNGLGSLLGALLTIALLRSSARRSLRKDRTAHAR; encoded by the coding sequence ATGCGCCGCTCAGGAGTCCTCGGTCTCGCGACGGTGCTCTGGCTCGCGGTCATCGCGCTGATCACGCTGACTCCTGCACCGTACCCGGCCGGGGAGCCGTCGACGCTCGTCCGCTCGATCATCGCCTTCCTCGGCTCGACTCCGCTGACCTCGTGGTTCGACTACGACGTCGCCGAGTTCACCGCGAACGTGCTCATGCTCGTGCCGCTCGGGGCGCTGCTGGCCGCGCAGCTGCCTCCGCGCCGCCGTCTGCTCGCCGCCCTGATCGGGCTCGGCGTCTCGATGCTCGTCGAGACGATCCAGCTGCTCTGGCTGCCGTCGCGCGTCTCGGACGTCCGCGACCTCGTCTCGAACGGACTCGGATCGCTCCTGGGCGCGCTGCTGACGATCGCGCTGCTCCGCTCCTCCGCTCGCCGCTCCCTCCGGAAGGACCGCACCGCCCATGCCCGCTGA
- a CDS encoding aminotransferase class IV has product MPADTLVLLDRPSEASPGHGLAAAAVVDPTGVGGIDVTDLGFTRGDGVFETINLVDGRLQALDAHLDRFAASARMLELPEPDGAAWRHAIDTAVASHPRVPEAMVKTILTRGLEGDGRPTGVVFVQTSPDFGPARRDGVRIVLLDRGLRSDVRETSPWLLAGAKTLSYAVNRAASREAVRRGADDALFVSSDGFLLEGPTSNLVLLTGGTLLTPPPSLGLLPGTTQADLFALADGLGLRTAFRALRREDLDAADAAWLVSSARNAAPIRAVDGSERRVDAELSARINAALLAR; this is encoded by the coding sequence ATGCCCGCTGACACCCTCGTCCTGCTCGACCGCCCCTCCGAGGCGTCACCGGGCCACGGCCTCGCCGCGGCGGCGGTCGTCGATCCGACCGGCGTCGGCGGGATCGACGTCACCGATCTCGGCTTCACCCGGGGCGACGGCGTCTTCGAGACGATCAATCTCGTCGACGGGCGGCTGCAGGCGCTCGACGCACACCTCGACCGCTTCGCGGCCTCGGCCCGGATGCTGGAGCTGCCGGAGCCCGACGGCGCCGCATGGCGGCACGCGATCGACACGGCGGTCGCCTCGCATCCGCGGGTGCCGGAGGCGATGGTGAAGACGATCCTGACGCGCGGGCTCGAGGGCGACGGACGGCCGACGGGCGTGGTGTTCGTCCAGACGAGTCCGGACTTCGGCCCCGCGCGGCGGGACGGAGTGCGGATCGTGCTGCTGGACCGGGGGCTGCGCTCGGACGTGCGGGAGACCTCGCCCTGGCTGCTCGCGGGGGCGAAGACGCTCTCATACGCGGTCAACCGCGCGGCGTCGCGCGAGGCGGTGCGGCGCGGGGCGGACGACGCGCTCTTCGTCTCGAGCGACGGGTTCCTGCTGGAGGGCCCGACCTCGAACCTCGTGCTGCTCACGGGCGGCACGCTGCTCACCCCGCCGCCGAGCCTGGGGCTCCTGCCCGGGACGACGCAGGCCGACCTGTTCGCGCTGGCGGACGGACTCGGTCTGCGGACCGCCTTCCGGGCCCTCCGCCGCGAGGACCTGGACGCCGCGGACGCCGCCTGGCTGGTCTCGAGCGCGCGGAACGCCGCTCCGATTCGCGCCGTGGACGGGAGCGAGCGCCGCGTCGACGCCGAGCTCTCGGCTCGGATCAACGCGGCGCTGCTCGCGCGCTGA
- a CDS encoding RNA-binding S4 domain-containing protein: protein MQIPVTGAVRVDAWLWAVRVYKTRSAATSAARAGHIRVNGERAKAAQTVKVGDEVRARIAGFDRRLVVRGLIVKRVGAPIAAECAEDLTPPPPPRESAPAIIERDRGAGRPTKRDRREIERLRGF from the coding sequence ATGCAGATCCCGGTCACCGGCGCCGTGCGCGTGGACGCCTGGCTGTGGGCGGTCCGCGTGTACAAGACGCGGTCGGCCGCGACCTCGGCGGCCCGCGCGGGCCACATCCGCGTCAACGGCGAGCGGGCGAAGGCAGCGCAGACCGTGAAGGTCGGCGACGAGGTCCGCGCCCGCATCGCCGGATTCGACCGTCGCCTCGTCGTGCGCGGGCTGATCGTGAAGCGGGTCGGCGCGCCGATCGCGGCGGAGTGCGCGGAGGATCTCACTCCGCCGCCCCCGCCGCGCGAATCGGCGCCCGCGATCATCGAGCGCGACCGGGGAGCCGGACGGCCGACCAAGCGCGACCGCCGCGAGATCGAGCGGCTGCGCGGCTTCTGA